In Raphanus sativus cultivar WK10039 chromosome 5, ASM80110v3, whole genome shotgun sequence, the following proteins share a genomic window:
- the LOC108858309 gene encoding uncharacterized protein LOC108858309, translating into MVFERCLCDLGASVSLMPLSVAKKLGFTQYKKCRLSLVLADRSVKYHVGILEDLPLMVGNCEIPTDFVVLEMGEEAQDPLILGRPFLATAGAIVNVKEGKIDLHLGKRHILHFDIKEVMKKPTVQGQIFYIEQMDALADELLEELSLEDPLQHALTVEKEAEVIENLESTAYGMMLDSHKGFESKDQYEELPQVVHQVASVTQQENTQQDDWSELKAPKVELKPIPHGVRYAFLGPNETYPVIVSSELTEPELAELLKTLKRFRKAIGHSLDD; encoded by the coding sequence atggtttTTGAGagatgtctctgcgatttgggagctagtgtcagcttgatgcctttgtcagTTGCAAAGAAGCTTGGTTTCACTCAGTATAAGAAATGTAGACTCTCattggtgttggctgatcgttcagtgaagtaccaTGTTGGCATCTTGGAAGACCTTCCTCTTATGGTCGGAAACTGTGAAAtccctacagattttgtggtacttgagatgggtgaagaagctcaagatccCTTAATCCTTGGGAGACCTTTCTTAGCTACAGctggagctattgtgaatgtgaaagaaggcaagattgATCTCCACTTGGGTAAAAGGCACattctccactttgacatcaaggaggtTATGAAGAAACCAACTGTGCAAGGGCAAATCTTCTACATTGAACAGATGGATGCTCTGGCTGATGAACTCCTTGAAGAGCTATCTCTAGAAGATCCTCTACAGCATGCTTTGACAGTGGAGAAGGAGGCTGAAGTGATTGAGAACCTGGAGAGTACTGCCTATGGGATGATGCTGGATTCACACAAGGGGTTTGAGAGTAAGGATCAGTACGAAGAGCTGCCACAAGTGGTCCATCAAGTAGCTTCAGTGACTCAACAAGAGAACACCCAGCAAGATGACTGGAGCGAGCTTAAGGCACCTAAAGTGGAGCTCAAACCAATCCCCCATGGTGTAAGGTATGCATTCCTTGGCCCTAATGAGAcctatcctgtcattgtgagtagTGAACTTACTGAACCTGAGCTTGCTGAACTTTTGAAAACACTTAAAAGGTTTAGAAAAGCAATAGGTCACTCGCTTGATGATTGA